Proteins encoded within one genomic window of Rhizobium sp. ZPR4:
- a CDS encoding type IV secretion system protein: MSKMIMKTALAVATATMAIPVTSAYAEVPVRDDATLSQATKTAENTAQIMSSNGDILQTVNKTLAAVTGNRSTADIAGTALGSGFSMGNAPDFSSLLQGQMAWGNLGSFGNTAATILNGLNLVKSLSGQLSSSGMTRGDKAYQGLVNTATALTASIAGTQSATQQRSTAFQGVQSQIGTASDIKGSIDQNSQVQTQTAQTVNELVGAVNAGNAALNAEQMRQLAAEAATSEFMTYDPAKASFIGN, from the coding sequence ATGAGCAAGATGATCATGAAGACAGCGCTTGCCGTGGCAACCGCTACCATGGCGATCCCGGTCACAAGCGCCTATGCCGAGGTGCCGGTTCGCGATGACGCGACGCTGTCGCAAGCGACGAAGACGGCCGAAAACACCGCCCAGATCATGTCGTCGAACGGTGACATCCTGCAGACGGTCAACAAGACGCTGGCCGCCGTGACCGGCAATCGTTCCACCGCTGACATCGCAGGTACCGCGCTTGGCAGCGGGTTCTCCATGGGCAACGCACCCGACTTCTCCTCGCTTCTGCAGGGACAGATGGCGTGGGGCAATCTCGGCTCGTTCGGCAATACGGCAGCTACGATCCTCAACGGCCTCAATCTGGTGAAATCCCTCTCGGGCCAGCTAAGCAGCTCCGGAATGACGCGCGGCGACAAGGCCTACCAGGGCCTGGTCAATACGGCGACGGCGCTGACCGCCTCCATCGCCGGCACACAAAGCGCCACACAGCAGCGTTCGACGGCGTTCCAGGGCGTGCAATCGCAGATTGGCACGGCCAGCGACATCAAGGGATCGATCGACCAGAACTCTCAGGTCCAGACCCAGACCGCCCAAACCGTCAACGAGCTCGTCGGCGCCGTCAACGCCGGCAATGCGGCGCTGAACGCCGAACAGATGCGGCAGCTCGCCGCCGAAGCCGCCACGTCGGAGTTCATGACCTACGATCCGGCCAAGGCATCGTTCATTGGCAATTGA
- a CDS encoding VirB4 family type IV secretion/conjugal transfer ATPase: MHRAVRKDFRFGTEIGREKAISAHIPYLRHIDEDTLRTKDGMLLSVIKVDGFCHQTADQDIIDVEATACNTLIRALADSRFAVYSHIIRRRIPPAIEGEFDIPFCRELNDRYMHGLADSRMYTNELYLTVIRRGFQGRVGLADTLLAHFRKAAGVSEQALDHEARQELRQHVANIVKGMEGYGARVLKAVLREHSVSSQVLEFLSMLLNGGQPVNMLLPRMPLDEYLPTRRITFGRRLLEMRGGSDNETRFGAMLSIREYPPYTANGMIDGLLKIPGEFIVSQSFSLADRAPVLSEMDRIQRQISVSDERGTSLESAISIARDELVNGRSVMGYHHLSVMALGNSIKETEASAQAITKELQHAGMVVVREDLNAEPAFFAQLPGNFAYIARRALITSRNFCGLASFHNFALGKPSGNHWGPAISLLQSTSMTPYFFNFHKGEVGNFIVTGPTGSGKTVGLLFLLAQAMRTRPQPRCAFFDKDRGGEIFIRACGGQYEILQPGTPTGFNPLQLEDTPENRTFVYELLSFIVRPKDETEKLSPEQEKILARAIEQIFNVPIRERLFSDVVHLLRGGEIAGRDDLASRFEAWCDTRGWLFNNPVDLWDAERGVFGFDLTAVLDDPEIRTAALGYIFFRIGQMLDGVRPMMLFVDEGWKLLGDDKAGAFINDQLKTIRKKNGIVGIGTQSARDITTSRIAHTLLEQSPTNIFFPNPKADHDSYVRGFGLSEVQFEWVKTTPSTSRQFLVKHDHDSVIARLDLSAMPEFVKVLSGRAETVAECARLRQRYGDAPEQWLPYFCGWRQEPAGPAGMNP; this comes from the coding sequence ATGCACAGGGCGGTTCGCAAGGATTTCCGATTTGGTACCGAGATCGGCCGGGAAAAGGCGATTTCGGCCCACATCCCCTATCTCAGACACATCGACGAAGACACACTGCGGACCAAGGATGGGATGCTGCTCTCGGTCATCAAGGTCGATGGGTTCTGCCATCAGACCGCCGATCAGGACATCATCGATGTCGAAGCGACGGCCTGCAACACACTCATCCGGGCGCTCGCCGACAGCCGCTTTGCCGTTTACTCCCATATCATCCGCCGCCGTATCCCGCCCGCTATCGAGGGCGAATTCGATATTCCCTTCTGCAGGGAATTGAACGACCGTTACATGCATGGTCTTGCCGACAGCCGGATGTACACAAACGAACTCTACCTGACCGTCATTCGCCGTGGGTTTCAGGGGAGGGTGGGCCTTGCCGATACGCTGCTGGCTCATTTCCGCAAGGCCGCCGGTGTTTCTGAGCAGGCGCTCGATCACGAGGCCCGCCAGGAACTACGTCAGCATGTCGCGAATATCGTCAAGGGAATGGAAGGCTACGGCGCCCGGGTCCTGAAGGCAGTTCTTCGCGAGCACAGCGTGTCATCGCAAGTCCTGGAATTTTTGAGTATGCTTCTCAATGGCGGCCAGCCTGTGAATATGCTGTTGCCGCGCATGCCCCTCGACGAATACCTGCCGACCCGACGCATCACCTTTGGCCGGCGTCTCCTGGAAATGCGTGGGGGTAGCGACAACGAGACCCGCTTCGGCGCGATGTTGTCGATCCGCGAATACCCGCCCTATACAGCAAACGGCATGATCGACGGGTTGCTCAAAATTCCCGGAGAATTCATCGTATCACAGAGTTTTTCGCTCGCCGACCGCGCGCCGGTTCTGTCAGAAATGGATCGCATACAGCGACAGATCAGCGTGTCTGACGAGCGTGGGACCAGTCTGGAAAGCGCGATCTCGATTGCCAGGGACGAATTGGTCAATGGCCGCTCTGTGATGGGATACCATCATCTCTCGGTGATGGCGCTCGGAAACTCCATCAAAGAAACCGAAGCCAGCGCCCAGGCAATCACCAAGGAGCTGCAGCATGCCGGCATGGTGGTGGTGCGCGAGGATCTGAACGCGGAACCGGCCTTCTTTGCCCAGCTTCCCGGCAATTTTGCCTACATTGCCAGACGCGCGCTGATCACGTCGCGAAACTTCTGCGGCCTTGCCTCCTTTCACAACTTTGCTCTCGGAAAGCCCAGTGGCAACCACTGGGGGCCAGCCATCTCATTGCTGCAGTCTACCTCGATGACGCCCTACTTCTTCAACTTCCACAAAGGGGAGGTCGGCAACTTCATCGTCACCGGTCCGACGGGCTCGGGCAAGACGGTTGGCCTGCTGTTCCTGCTGGCACAGGCCATGCGGACACGGCCGCAGCCGCGTTGCGCCTTCTTCGACAAGGACCGCGGCGGCGAGATCTTTATCCGCGCCTGCGGTGGGCAATATGAGATCCTGCAGCCGGGCACACCGACGGGCTTCAATCCACTGCAGCTCGAAGACACCCCGGAGAATAGGACCTTCGTCTATGAGCTGCTGAGCTTTATCGTCCGGCCGAAGGATGAGACGGAAAAGCTTTCTCCCGAACAGGAAAAGATCCTCGCCCGTGCTATCGAGCAGATCTTCAATGTTCCCATCCGTGAGCGATTGTTTTCCGATGTCGTCCATTTGCTGCGCGGCGGTGAAATTGCCGGCCGCGATGATCTTGCCTCTCGTTTCGAAGCCTGGTGCGACACGCGCGGATGGCTGTTCAACAATCCCGTAGATCTCTGGGATGCGGAGCGGGGCGTCTTCGGCTTCGATCTCACTGCCGTGCTCGACGATCCGGAGATCCGGACCGCAGCACTCGGCTATATCTTCTTCCGCATCGGCCAGATGCTCGATGGTGTCAGGCCGATGATGCTGTTTGTCGATGAAGGCTGGAAGCTGCTCGGCGACGACAAGGCCGGCGCCTTCATCAACGACCAGCTCAAGACCATCCGCAAGAAGAACGGCATTGTCGGGATCGGCACGCAGTCGGCCCGCGATATCACCACATCGCGGATAGCCCACACGCTGCTGGAGCAGAGCCCGACGAACATCTTCTTCCCCAATCCCAAAGCAGATCACGACAGCTACGTTCGCGGATTTGGTCTCTCCGAGGTCCAGTTCGAATGGGTCAAAACCACCCCGTCGACATCACGCCAATTCCTGGTCAAGCATGACCATGACAGCGTGATCGCCAGGCTTGATCTGTCGGCCATGCCCGAGTTCGTCAAGGTTTTGTCCGGTCGTGCGGAGACGGTCGCCGAGTGCGCGCGGCTGCGTCAGCGCTATGGCGACGCGCCAGAACAATGGCTCCCCTATTTTTGCGGTTGGCGACAGGAGCCGGCAGGGCCTGCCGGGATGAACCCATGA
- a CDS encoding VirB3 family type IV secretion system protein has translation MSEGQPKAEVAPLVLGLTRPRMFWGVPIGLFVGEMMIVVMTFLNTKNLAMFLLFLPLHALSYVITVRDPHLPNVVRVRIAKCPWTKNRHFWGGNSYQP, from the coding sequence ATGAGTGAGGGCCAGCCAAAGGCAGAGGTGGCACCGCTGGTTCTCGGTCTGACAAGGCCAAGGATGTTCTGGGGCGTGCCGATCGGTCTCTTCGTCGGCGAGATGATGATCGTCGTCATGACGTTCCTCAATACGAAAAACCTCGCCATGTTCCTGCTGTTCCTGCCTCTGCATGCGCTTTCCTACGTCATCACCGTGCGCGATCCGCACCTGCCGAACGTCGTTCGCGTCCGGATCGCCAAGTGCCCCTGGACGAAGAACCGCCACTTCTGGGGCGGCAATTCCTATCAACCGTAG
- a CDS encoding TrbC/VirB2 family protein — protein sequence MKAKFYDLVRSAIPSRSIGTHVVAVAGIAAVVAVGNADLAYAAGDIFQPINSVFTTLLNFMTGTFATTAATIACAAVGYMALTSRIPWSWCFSIIVGIAFIFGGAQLVQSMSSGLGS from the coding sequence ATGAAGGCAAAGTTTTACGATCTCGTTCGATCCGCCATCCCCTCGCGGTCGATCGGCACCCATGTTGTCGCTGTGGCCGGGATTGCCGCTGTTGTTGCGGTCGGCAATGCCGATCTTGCCTATGCCGCCGGCGATATTTTCCAGCCGATCAATTCCGTCTTCACGACGCTGCTCAATTTCATGACGGGGACGTTTGCCACAACAGCGGCGACGATCGCATGCGCGGCCGTCGGTTATATGGCGCTGACCAGCCGCATTCCCTGGAGCTGGTGCTTTTCCATCATCGTCGGTATCGCCTTCATCTTTGGCGGCGCCCAGCTCGTGCAATCCATGTCGTCCGGATTGGGCAGCTGA
- a CDS encoding lytic transglycosylase domain-containing protein — protein MGNPEKRLNQQARRLLAVVALSLGACHSAMGQEISPSAALCVDGAIPADQIRQMIVDEAARQQADTRLALAVAGEESGFGARVNSKAGARGPMQLMPATAFRYGVADICDARENIRGGVSYLKDLMATLGGNIMLVVAAYNAGEHRIIATRGIPSIGETVSYTARVTNAYYGFDNAIAARNRAAKSTASTESSETTGVDLLAAAAPAGSTSDKPIPINQPPDKSRQNSWIGGSVLYVQ, from the coding sequence TCGGCGCTTGCCATTCGGCGATGGGGCAGGAGATCTCGCCCAGCGCAGCGCTCTGCGTGGACGGCGCAATCCCAGCCGACCAGATCAGACAGATGATTGTCGACGAAGCCGCGCGCCAGCAGGCCGACACCAGGCTTGCGCTGGCAGTCGCCGGTGAAGAATCGGGCTTTGGAGCCCGCGTCAATTCAAAGGCCGGTGCTCGCGGCCCGATGCAACTGATGCCGGCGACGGCGTTCCGCTATGGCGTGGCAGATATTTGCGATGCACGAGAAAACATCCGCGGCGGCGTCAGCTATCTCAAAGATCTGATGGCAACATTAGGCGGCAACATCATGCTGGTCGTTGCTGCCTATAATGCCGGCGAACACCGGATCATCGCCACACGCGGCATTCCCTCGATCGGCGAAACCGTCTCCTATACCGCACGCGTTACCAACGCCTACTACGGCTTTGACAACGCGATTGCTGCCCGCAACAGAGCGGCAAAATCAACCGCTTCAACTGAAAGCAGCGAAACAACCGGCGTTGATTTGCTGGCAGCAGCAGCGCCCGCCGGATCGACCTCCGACAAACCAATTCCCATCAACCAGCCACCGGACAAGTCCCGCCAGAATAGCTGGATCGGCGGCTCGGTCCTTTACGTGCAGTAG